CCGAGCAGCCGGCGGGCGAGGTCGTCGAGGTCGACGCCCGGATAGATCGCCGAAGCGTCGTCGTCGCTGAGCTTGAGCACGTCGGCGCGCGCGACGTTGTCCTCGACGATGCGTTGCGGATCACCCGCGACGAGGCCGGCGCGCCAGTTGGGGTCGTAGCTGACCAGGCACGCCTTGGCTAGCCGGTCGACGACGGCGCGGACCTCCTCGGCGCCCGGCGGGAGCGCCGAGCCGAGCGACCCGAAGTGCACCAGGTCCAGCGGCGGCCAGTCGTCGGCGAACCGCGGGTCCCACTCGAGGTCGAACTCGTACGTCGCGTGTCCGGCGGGGTCGATCGCCGCGCGCGCCACCGACGTCTTCGACGAGGTGCGGCCGGTGGTCACGGACACGCCCTCGGCGCGAAGGTGTGAGGTCAGCATCCGGCCGTGCGGGTCGTCGCCGATCGCGGTGAACAGGTGGACGTCGATGTCGAGGCGTGCCAGCGCGACGGCGACGTTGAACGGGCTGCCACCCGGCCGCTCGTGCGAGCTCCCGCCCTGGTCGGTGAAGACGTCGACCAGGGACTCGCCGATCACGCCGATCGTCATGACGACGCGACGATCTCTACTTTCCCGGACCCGCCCGAGCGGAAGACCTCCAGCGCGCTCGGGTAGTCGGCGAGCGAAACGCGGTGTGTGACCAGCGCGGCGGCGACCGTCGGCCGCTCGGAGATGGCGGTGATCGCCCGGTCGAAGCTGCGATGCACGGCCATGCTGCCCACGATGGTGATCTCGCGACGGTAGACGTCGTACGGCGAGAGGTCGACGACGGCGTTCGGCGACGCGACACCGAACAGCAGCATCGCGCCGCCGGTCGCGATCCGGCCGAGCCCGTCGCCGATGGCTGCCGGCACCCCCGTGCAGTCGATCACCACATCGAACTCGGCGACCGGGAACTCGTCCGCGCTGGCAGCGGCGCGAAAACCCAGCGCGCCGGCGCGTGACCGCCGGTCGGGGTTGGGTTCGACGACACTCACCTCGTGGTCGGTCAGGGGCGCGACCGCATCGGCCATCAGCGTTCCGACGGTGCCGGCGCCGTACACCACCCAGCGCGCCGAACGCGGTTGCGCGGGCACCCGGTCCACGCCGTGGATGACGCAGGACATCGGTTCGATCAATGC
Above is a genomic segment from Mycobacteriales bacterium containing:
- a CDS encoding carbohydrate kinase — encoded protein: MTIGVIGESLVDVFTDQGGSSHERPGGSPFNVAVALARLDIDVHLFTAIGDDPHGRMLTSHLRAEGVSVTTGRTSSKTSVARAAIDPAGHATYEFDLEWDPRFADDWPPLDLVHFGSLGSALPPGAEEVRAVVDRLAKACLVSYDPNWRAGLVAGDPQRIVEDNVARADVLKLSDDDASAIYPGVDLDDLARRLLGLGPALVVITKGAGGASAWTAHTEKHVGTATVDVVDTIGAGDAFMATLLSELADFDRARVEGLGRRELELVLEFASFVAGKTCERAGADPPRLGELF
- a CDS encoding alcohol dehydrogenase catalytic domain-containing protein, with amino-acid sequence MRAAVIEGPDQVAVRDVPDPTPAADEVVVAVAGCGICGTDVHLVEGVLPGARYPLVPGHEFYGRVVHTIDGGPPTGSLVAVDPNLPCGACPPCRNGRSNLCENYSAIGVTRDGACAEYVAAPAGVCRLLPDGFRLDAAALIEPMSCVIHGVDRVPAQPRSARWVVYGAGTVGTLMADAVAPLTDHEVSVVEPNPDRRSRAGALGFRAAASADEFPVAEFDVVIDCTGVPAAIGDGLGRIATGGAMLLFGVASPNAVVDLSPYDVYRREITIVGSMAVHRSFDRAITAISERPTVAAALVTHRVSLADYPSALEVFRSGGSGKVEIVASS